TGCGTCGCAGCGTGCGGACACGCGCTTCGGCTCGATCGTCGCGCTGGCGAGGTCCTTGGTGGGGAACAGCGTACCGAGATTGGCGCTGGCGGGCGCAGCGGCATCCGGCGTCCCGGTCAGTGGGTTGGTGCAGACCATCGGCGTGCCGCGGCGCGGTTTGCCGTCCACGCCGTTGCTGGCATCATAGGCATCGATCACCAGCGACGGCTCGGCCGGCTCGGCGAAGCTTTGCCACGATAGCAGGCAGCCTGCTTGATCGGCGGTCTTGCATTCGGCGAGCCCAAGCGCGGGCAGATCGACCGTCCGCGACACTGGCCAGCCGACGACATAGGCCGCGACCACACGCTTCGCGAGCGGGGTTCCGGCGACCTTCTCGCGGAGCAAGCGGATCAGGTGCAGCGCGCCCTGGCTGTGACCGGCCAGGATGATCGGCCGATCGCCCGCTTGTGCCACGAACGCGTCGAATGCCGCCGCGACGTCGCGATAGGCGAGGTCGAGCGCCTTGGCGGCGTTGCCATCGGTGGTGAGGAATGCGCCGAAAGCCGCCTGGCGATAGCGCGGTGCCCAGATTGCACCGACCTCGTTGAACGCACTTGCCTGTGCCCGCAGGAACAGTTCCGCGCGGGCATTCGCCTCCGGGTCGTCGAGCGGCGCATTCCAGTGCGTGCGGGCGAGGAACGAGGTCGGGTGAATGAAGAACACCGCCGCCTTCGGGGCAGCCCCTACCTTGTACCCTGCGGGTGTCCACAGCGCCGGATTGCCCGGCTTGTCGGGCCGCGCGAGCCACATCCTGGCATCGCGATATGCCTCAGCGCGTTGCGCGGGCAGCGTCTCGAACTGCGCGGTGGGCACCGTCGCCAGCGCGAGCAATTCCTTGCCCCAGATGCGATACGCGAACGCCCCCGCGATCGTCAGCACGATCAACACCGCCACGAAATAGATGAATTTGCGCGCCACGAACCTGTCATCTCCCCCGCCGGCCGGCACAAGAGGTGCAGCAGCGGTGTGATTTCCGTGCAGCAGGATCGCGACG
Above is a genomic segment from Sphingomonas sp. HMP6 containing:
- a CDS encoding DUF3089 domain-containing protein, producing the protein MARKFIYFVAVLIVLTIAGAFAYRIWGKELLALATVPTAQFETLPAQRAEAYRDARMWLARPDKPGNPALWTPAGYKVGAAPKAAVFFIHPTSFLARTHWNAPLDDPEANARAELFLRAQASAFNEVGAIWAPRYRQAAFGAFLTTDGNAAKALDLAYRDVAAAFDAFVAQAGDRPIILAGHSQGALHLIRLLREKVAGTPLAKRVVAAYVVGWPVSRTVDLPALGLAECKTADQAGCLLSWQSFAEPAEPSLVIDAYDASNGVDGKPRRGTPMVCTNPLTGTPDAAAPASANLGTLFPTKDLASATIEPKRVSARCDARGLLLIGEPPEVGSYVLPGNNYHVYDYSLFWANVRADAARRLAAFGRK